One part of the Pyruvatibacter sp. genome encodes these proteins:
- a CDS encoding AAA family ATPase: protein MRLRRFKAPSMRDAMALVRAEMGDTAIIVSSEELASGGVEVTAAVERRAPAPDTNPVRERLEDRLRARMQAEAAGAPTVDAAATFDISDIDTILADHRVPDALHDRIVRAATAHQGNDARYALAHAIDIAIGFQPVGDKLAGSIMLIGTPGAGKTVTAAKLAARAVLAGQQVDFITADAVRSGALAQSQAYADVLNQDVASVRGADELALMLDTRAELGRSRPCIIDTPATNLHDRAELDHTARLVQAARAARTAGAPGTTMPVEPVGVIAAGGDTEDMADAAQFFARLGCRRVIITRTDATPRLGGVLAALAASRLAAAEFGIKPYLAGGLAAATPHTLATMMIAKSTTSPPVPHLMPHRPSSPEHTPSFTEPTPA from the coding sequence ATGCGCCTCCGCCGTTTCAAAGCCCCCTCCATGCGTGATGCCATGGCGCTTGTCCGCGCCGAAATGGGCGACACCGCCATTATTGTGTCGAGCGAGGAACTGGCGTCCGGCGGCGTAGAAGTCACGGCCGCCGTCGAGCGTCGCGCACCTGCGCCGGACACAAACCCGGTCCGCGAAAGACTTGAAGATCGCCTGCGCGCCCGTATGCAGGCCGAGGCCGCCGGCGCACCAACGGTTGACGCAGCTGCCACCTTCGACATCAGCGACATTGACACCATTCTGGCCGACCACCGCGTTCCCGACGCCCTGCATGACCGCATTGTGCGGGCCGCAACCGCACATCAGGGCAACGACGCACGCTACGCACTGGCCCACGCCATCGACATCGCCATCGGCTTTCAGCCCGTTGGTGATAAACTCGCAGGCTCCATCATGCTCATCGGCACACCGGGTGCGGGCAAAACCGTGACGGCTGCCAAACTTGCCGCCCGCGCCGTGCTGGCGGGCCAGCAGGTTGATTTTATAACCGCCGACGCTGTGCGCTCCGGCGCGCTGGCCCAGTCGCAGGCCTACGCGGATGTGCTCAATCAGGATGTTGCATCGGTGCGCGGCGCGGATGAACTGGCTTTAATGCTGGACACCCGCGCCGAACTTGGCCGCAGCCGCCCCTGCATCATTGATACGCCCGCCACCAACCTGCACGACCGCGCCGAGCTGGACCACACAGCCCGCCTCGTGCAGGCGGCCCGTGCCGCCCGTACCGCAGGCGCACCGGGCACAACCATGCCGGTTGAACCCGTCGGCGTCATCGCCGCAGGGGGCGACACCGAAGACATGGCCGACGCCGCACAGTTTTTTGCCCGCCTTGGCTGCCGCCGCGTCATCATCACCCGCACCGACGCGACACCGCGACTGGGCGGTGTGCTCGCAGCCCTTGCTGCGTCCCGCCTTGCGGCTGCCGAGTTCGGCATCAAGCCCTATCTCGCCGGTGGCCTTGCCGCCGCAACACCCCACACGCTGGCGACCATGATGATTGCCAAATCCACTACCAGTCCACCCGTGCCGCATCTCATGCCGCACCGCCCATCATCACCGGAACACACCCCGTCGTTTACGGAGCCGACCCCAGCATGA